The following coding sequences lie in one Thalassoglobus polymorphus genomic window:
- a CDS encoding beta-ketoacyl-[acyl-carrier-protein] synthase family protein, with the protein MKAGRKAPQVVITGVGVVSPVGIGNERFWSNLVSGRSGISPLRSFSADSFPCKLAAEIHDFDPLEHVYEKKFLKVMSRDIQLGVSAASLAMKDAAIQSGQISPERLGVEFGSGHISFTPDELAEAARDFADPSEREGYTRWGEDGLGKIAPLWMLRQLPNMPACHVAIENDARGPNNTITSADSSMILALQESVRCIQRDSADVMIVGACSSNIHPVDIARISLYDNLSSQSDPESACRPFDRDRDGTIVGEGSAVFVVERYSHAIARGAEIYCEVLGVGSGCDGRGYENGSGGRGLTNAMNAAMKRAGISTSEVGHINAHGKSTRRDDYVEAKAYHNTFGVDAENIPVTALKSYFGNFEAGSGAVELAGSVLALKHGLLPATLNYKHPDPNCRLNVVREPERLKTSVAMSVNRTTMGQSAAAILRAV; encoded by the coding sequence ATGAAGGCTGGAAGAAAGGCTCCTCAGGTCGTCATTACTGGCGTTGGGGTTGTCTCACCGGTCGGAATTGGAAATGAACGGTTCTGGAGCAATCTAGTATCCGGGCGTTCAGGTATTAGCCCACTCCGTTCTTTCTCCGCAGACAGTTTCCCTTGCAAACTGGCCGCTGAGATCCATGATTTCGACCCACTAGAACACGTTTATGAAAAGAAATTCCTGAAGGTGATGTCTCGCGACATTCAACTCGGAGTTTCCGCAGCCTCTTTGGCGATGAAAGATGCCGCAATCCAAAGCGGACAAATTTCTCCCGAACGCCTTGGTGTCGAGTTCGGCTCAGGACACATTTCCTTTACGCCAGACGAATTGGCTGAGGCTGCTCGCGATTTTGCAGATCCATCGGAACGAGAAGGGTACACCCGTTGGGGTGAAGATGGACTTGGGAAAATCGCACCACTTTGGATGTTGCGTCAACTTCCCAACATGCCAGCGTGCCATGTTGCCATCGAAAATGACGCTCGTGGACCAAACAATACAATTACGAGTGCTGATTCTTCCATGATTCTGGCGCTCCAAGAGTCTGTCCGCTGTATTCAGCGAGACTCTGCCGATGTCATGATTGTCGGTGCATGTAGTTCAAACATTCATCCCGTTGATATCGCCCGAATCAGTCTGTACGACAACCTGTCATCACAAAGCGATCCGGAAAGTGCCTGCCGACCATTTGACCGAGATCGTGATGGAACGATCGTCGGAGAAGGATCTGCAGTCTTCGTTGTTGAACGATACAGTCACGCCATTGCTCGTGGCGCTGAAATTTACTGCGAAGTCCTCGGAGTCGGATCAGGCTGTGATGGACGTGGATATGAGAACGGCTCAGGCGGACGTGGACTCACAAATGCCATGAACGCCGCAATGAAGCGAGCAGGTATCTCTACGAGCGAAGTGGGACACATTAACGCTCACGGCAAAAGCACACGCCGAGACGACTACGTTGAAGCAAAGGCCTACCACAACACTTTTGGCGTTGATGCAGAGAATATCCCTGTTACTGCCTTGAAGAGTTACTTCGGAAACTTTGAAGCAGGCTCAGGGGCTGTTGAACTTGCTGGTAGTGTCCTGGCCCTCAAGCATGGTCTCCTTCCTGCGACGCTCAATTATAAACATCCTGACCCGAACTGCCGTCTCAACGTCGTTCGTGAACCGGAAAGACTAAAAACTTCGGTCGCAATGAGCGTAAACCGAACCACAATGGGACAAAGTGCCGCAGCGATCCTGCGAGCAGTTTAG
- a CDS encoding UDP-glucuronic acid decarboxylase family protein translates to MSTILVTGGAGFLGSHLCDRLLERGDDVICVDNFFSGRKENIRHLIGNPKFEVIRHDIVHPLYVEADQIYNCACPASPVAYQYNPIKTIKTSTVGMVNILGLAKRCGARILHTSTSEVYGDPDVHPQTEDYWGNVNPLGPRSCYDEGKRVAESLCVNYHLAHDVEVRIVRIFNTYGPRMDPNDGRVVSNFIMQALRGEDLTVYGDGLQTRSFCFVSDLIEGFIRLMNQDTAIGPVNIGNPTENTMIELAEAVLEVTGSSSKIVRAPLPEDDPKRRCPDITLAKSLLDWTPQVDLKSGLKETVDYYQRTQFDTQS, encoded by the coding sequence ATGTCAACGATTTTAGTTACAGGTGGAGCAGGTTTCTTAGGCAGCCATTTGTGTGACCGGTTGCTAGAGCGAGGGGATGATGTCATTTGTGTTGATAACTTCTTTTCCGGTCGAAAAGAAAATATCCGACACCTCATCGGGAACCCTAAGTTCGAAGTGATCCGCCACGACATCGTTCATCCTCTGTACGTCGAAGCGGATCAGATCTACAACTGTGCTTGCCCCGCGTCCCCGGTGGCCTACCAATACAATCCGATCAAAACAATCAAAACGTCGACGGTTGGAATGGTCAATATTTTGGGGCTGGCGAAACGCTGCGGAGCGCGGATTCTGCATACTTCGACGTCAGAAGTTTATGGTGATCCGGACGTTCACCCGCAAACTGAAGACTATTGGGGCAATGTGAATCCACTGGGGCCCCGAAGTTGCTACGACGAAGGAAAACGAGTGGCCGAGTCGCTGTGTGTCAACTATCACCTTGCTCATGATGTTGAAGTGCGAATCGTACGGATCTTCAATACGTATGGACCACGCATGGACCCCAACGATGGGCGTGTTGTCTCCAACTTCATCATGCAGGCGTTGCGAGGCGAGGACCTCACTGTGTACGGCGACGGCTTGCAAACTCGCTCATTCTGCTTTGTCTCAGACCTGATTGAAGGGTTCATTCGATTGATGAATCAGGACACAGCCATTGGCCCCGTCAATATCGGGAATCCGACTGAGAACACGATGATCGAACTTGCCGAAGCTGTGCTGGAAGTGACCGGGTCCTCTTCCAAGATCGTTCGAGCACCTCTCCCTGAGGATGATCCGAAGCGTCGTTGTCCAGATATCACGCTCGCCAAATCATTATTGGATTGGACGCCACAGGTTGATCTGAAGTCAGGCTTGAAAGAGACTGTCGACTACTATCAACGAACGCAATTCGACACGCAAAGCTGA
- a CDS encoding SDR family NAD(P)-dependent oxidoreductase: MNGRYQDQVVVITGVNDRGIGGAIAERLAEEGAKLAILWRERPKRLLNRLNKRGAEYLELACDVTQQTSVDAAISAIVERFESIDVLVNNAGVEHSSTLEETNDDQWQQVLDVNLTGAMRVIRSSIPHFTEQSGAIVNLASVLGIAGCGGFPAYSATKAGIIGLTQSLAMELAPRGIRAVCVAPALVHTPMIHKYVANMTSESEEQIRQAHPLGVGSPQDVAAAVAFVASQEARWITGITLPLGWSAAFPLPMQQFLPTKAEEPDSSAKLLKFDEWAAPAEEEKPLRRATG; this comes from the coding sequence TTGAACGGTCGATATCAAGATCAAGTTGTAGTCATTACCGGTGTGAACGACCGAGGGATCGGTGGTGCGATCGCCGAACGCTTGGCTGAAGAGGGAGCAAAGCTCGCGATCCTCTGGCGCGAACGCCCAAAGCGGTTGCTAAATCGCCTGAACAAGCGCGGAGCCGAGTACCTCGAACTTGCTTGTGATGTCACTCAGCAAACTTCCGTCGACGCAGCGATTTCTGCTATCGTCGAACGTTTCGAGTCTATTGACGTTTTGGTGAACAACGCGGGTGTTGAACATTCTTCAACGCTGGAAGAAACAAACGACGACCAATGGCAGCAGGTTCTCGATGTGAATCTGACTGGAGCAATGCGAGTCATTCGTTCATCGATTCCGCATTTCACCGAGCAGTCCGGTGCGATCGTGAATCTTGCTTCAGTTCTTGGAATCGCAGGCTGTGGTGGTTTCCCTGCGTACTCTGCGACGAAAGCGGGAATCATTGGACTGACTCAGTCACTTGCGATGGAACTGGCCCCACGTGGAATCCGAGCCGTTTGTGTTGCCCCTGCTCTGGTTCATACCCCAATGATCCATAAATACGTCGCTAATATGACCAGCGAATCAGAAGAGCAGATCCGTCAGGCCCACCCCCTGGGAGTCGGCTCGCCGCAAGATGTAGCTGCTGCAGTCGCTTTTGTTGCCTCGCAAGAAGCACGCTGGATCACCGGAATTACCCTTCCCTTGGGGTGGTCGGCAGCCTTTCCGCTTCCTATGCAACAATTTCTGCCCACGAAAGCTGAAGAGCCGGACTCAAGTGCGAAGCTTTTGAAGTTCGACGAATGGGCAGCACCAGCTGAAGAAGAAAAACCTCTCCGACGCGCCACTGGCTGA
- a CDS encoding NAD-dependent epimerase/dehydratase family protein — MRILITGGAGFIGGHIAEELVAQKHEVAVLDDLSSGERANVPKSAKFYEADITDAKAVSRILKEFQPESLCHQAAQMSVSRSVREPDFDANVNILGLVNVLKSAAEVGTKRFVFASSGGVLYGEVTEPAPETTPANPISPYGISKWAGEQYLQFFTREHGMETVALRYSNVFGPRQNPHGEAGVVAIFCTKMLAGEPARVNGDGKYVRDYVYVTDVVDANVRALTSASPGFVAYNVGTGVPTDVNQIASALLVNCQAEIRKRDMERTVPNVDNGPARPGDLRSNLISATKIQTELGWSPKTDVTTGLQQTSAWFAQKLLDQQ, encoded by the coding sequence ATGCGTATTCTGATTACTGGCGGTGCGGGATTTATTGGCGGGCATATTGCCGAGGAGCTTGTTGCTCAAAAGCACGAAGTTGCGGTGTTGGACGACCTCTCTTCGGGCGAAAGAGCAAACGTTCCCAAGTCTGCCAAGTTCTATGAAGCGGACATCACCGATGCCAAAGCCGTTTCACGCATCCTCAAAGAGTTTCAACCAGAGAGTCTCTGCCATCAAGCTGCTCAAATGTCGGTTTCTCGTTCAGTTCGGGAACCTGATTTTGACGCAAACGTGAATATTCTCGGCTTGGTCAATGTACTGAAGTCAGCTGCCGAGGTGGGAACAAAACGCTTTGTCTTCGCCTCGTCGGGAGGAGTCCTGTATGGAGAGGTGACCGAACCTGCTCCGGAAACGACTCCTGCAAATCCAATTTCTCCATACGGAATCAGCAAGTGGGCGGGCGAGCAGTACCTGCAATTTTTCACACGTGAACATGGCATGGAAACGGTCGCACTTCGCTATTCAAACGTTTTTGGTCCGCGTCAAAACCCGCACGGAGAAGCGGGAGTTGTGGCGATCTTCTGTACGAAGATGCTCGCAGGGGAACCGGCGCGCGTTAACGGAGATGGCAAGTATGTCCGGGATTACGTTTACGTGACCGATGTCGTCGATGCAAATGTGAGAGCTCTGACATCCGCAAGCCCGGGCTTCGTCGCCTACAATGTTGGGACCGGAGTCCCGACAGATGTGAATCAGATCGCATCTGCCTTGCTCGTGAACTGTCAGGCAGAGATTCGGAAACGTGACATGGAACGTACGGTTCCGAACGTCGACAACGGCCCTGCCCGCCCAGGAGACTTGCGTTCAAATCTCATCTCAGCAACGAAAATTCAAACCGAACTCGGGTGGTCTCCGAAGACAGACGTTACAACCGGATTACAGCAAACCTCAGCATGGTTTGCGCAAAAACTTCTCGATCAACAATGA
- a CDS encoding DUF1501 domain-containing protein — protein MLNNNLLHVNLNRHGDVTRRDLLRLAGGGFASMSCLGLLRSIGVNAEEIKKEGRSCIMVFLSGAPSQLETWDPKPGTTNGGPTKTIQTAIPGVEFAEYWPKMAKMMKDVSVIRSMAGKEAAHDRGRYHLRTGHRLLGPNKFPHIGSLVAHKLGDPESDIPNFVSIGQTVSSGFLGVEVAPFVIDRAGQLPANMKGSVAGARASRRMEMLRQQDNQFVKAGAESIGREHQELYRKASRMMTSSRLKAFTFEGESDKTKQQYGSNAFGQSCLVARRLVESGVPFVEVQRGGWDMHQNLWRNMPRTAGEVDQGLSTLLTDLKQRGMLEKTLVICLGEFGRTPKINQRTPAVGRDHWAKNFNLLIGGGGVQGGVCVGKTSSDGMEITERPISVDDLFATICTSLTIDPNEELITPGGRPLRIVDEGLPVDEILG, from the coding sequence ATGCTCAACAATAATCTTCTGCACGTGAATTTGAATCGTCACGGGGACGTCACTCGTCGCGATCTATTGCGGCTTGCCGGGGGGGGATTCGCCTCAATGAGTTGCCTCGGTCTGTTGCGTTCCATCGGGGTCAATGCCGAAGAAATCAAAAAAGAAGGCCGCTCATGTATCATGGTCTTTCTGAGCGGTGCTCCCAGTCAACTGGAGACCTGGGATCCGAAACCGGGAACCACAAACGGTGGGCCAACAAAAACAATTCAAACTGCAATCCCGGGAGTCGAATTCGCCGAATACTGGCCCAAGATGGCGAAGATGATGAAAGACGTTTCAGTCATCCGCAGCATGGCTGGCAAGGAAGCGGCCCACGACCGTGGGCGGTACCATCTGCGAACGGGGCACCGTTTACTCGGCCCAAACAAGTTTCCTCACATCGGGTCATTGGTCGCACACAAGCTGGGTGATCCGGAATCGGACATCCCAAACTTTGTGAGTATTGGGCAAACTGTCAGTTCAGGATTCCTTGGTGTCGAGGTCGCCCCCTTTGTCATCGACCGAGCCGGTCAGTTACCGGCAAATATGAAGGGTTCCGTAGCCGGAGCGCGGGCAAGTCGGAGGATGGAAATGCTCCGGCAGCAGGACAACCAATTCGTCAAAGCCGGGGCAGAGTCGATTGGTCGCGAACATCAAGAACTCTACCGGAAAGCATCTCGAATGATGACTTCCTCCCGCTTGAAAGCTTTCACATTTGAGGGCGAATCAGACAAAACCAAACAGCAATACGGATCAAACGCATTTGGGCAGAGCTGCCTTGTCGCCCGACGCCTGGTCGAATCGGGCGTTCCGTTCGTTGAGGTTCAACGAGGCGGCTGGGATATGCACCAGAACTTGTGGCGAAATATGCCGAGGACCGCTGGTGAAGTGGATCAGGGTCTCTCGACACTGCTTACTGACCTCAAGCAAAGAGGAATGCTGGAAAAAACTTTAGTCATTTGTCTCGGCGAATTCGGCCGGACACCAAAGATCAATCAAAGAACGCCAGCTGTCGGACGCGATCACTGGGCGAAGAACTTCAACCTGTTGATTGGAGGAGGCGGCGTACAAGGAGGTGTTTGCGTCGGGAAGACCAGTTCGGATGGGATGGAAATTACCGAACGCCCGATTAGCGTCGACGACCTTTTCGCAACGATTTGCACTTCTTTAACGATTGATCCAAACGAAGAACTCATCACTCCGGGGGGAAGACCACTACGTATAGTGGACGAAGGCCTCCCCGTCGACGAGATATTGGGTTAA
- a CDS encoding DUF1549 domain-containing protein: MHDFFSRRAVHFLLCVAVLSSALDAAPKRPAKKAPPNLPNLKSPEDKIKFLEMIRGSFPVLRIGRGRTYRSRDLDEQLEKYIAKETSTKLSPIIDDETFIRRVFIDTTGHIPTPAQISNFVKVQDENKRAMLIDELLESDEFARKLARYWRSVIFYETSANKNTVNPQALEDWLFAEFKAGTGWDRMVGEMVSATPTRKKNTKSQDNGWHQDHGPNNFVLANERKPELIASSTARIFMGISIECAECHDHPFDNWKREQFHEMAAFFAPGKYYMTDQFDPSEKTVVEAKFLLGEKPPTYLKPDQRRVAGAAYLIYNPDNYWFARAFVNRAWNELIGDGFYSVDSLGQDKEVVHQLVANKLSASFRYAGFQPKWLYRIILNSKVYQREIATIDSEADLFTSVRPARLRPYEVADTVQQLIGENKSVWKAINSTFDQNPSIPQRDLEGAVQQALLMMNNGTLHNKLANGPLKKELLKTKNDEQMIRQAFLGTLARSPSDEELTMYRKFIKESANRNEAAVDLIWILVNSAEFVTKR, translated from the coding sequence ATGCACGATTTTTTTTCTCGACGAGCGGTTCACTTTCTTCTCTGCGTAGCTGTGCTGAGTTCAGCTCTTGATGCAGCACCGAAACGACCAGCCAAGAAAGCTCCACCGAACCTTCCGAATCTCAAGTCCCCGGAAGACAAGATCAAGTTTCTTGAAATGATCCGCGGGAGTTTTCCGGTCCTACGCATCGGACGAGGAAGAACCTATCGCTCAAGAGATCTCGACGAACAACTCGAAAAGTACATCGCGAAAGAAACATCGACGAAACTTTCTCCGATCATCGATGACGAAACTTTCATTCGCCGAGTCTTCATCGACACCACCGGCCATATACCAACGCCTGCTCAAATCAGCAATTTCGTCAAAGTTCAGGACGAGAATAAGCGGGCGATGCTGATCGACGAACTTCTGGAAAGTGATGAATTCGCACGCAAATTAGCTCGCTACTGGCGATCGGTGATTTTCTACGAGACAAGTGCCAATAAAAACACGGTGAATCCGCAAGCACTTGAAGATTGGTTATTCGCTGAATTCAAAGCGGGAACTGGCTGGGACCGAATGGTGGGAGAAATGGTCTCTGCAACCCCCACCCGAAAAAAGAACACGAAGTCGCAAGACAACGGGTGGCATCAGGATCATGGACCGAACAACTTTGTCTTAGCCAATGAGCGAAAACCAGAACTCATCGCCTCTTCAACCGCCCGTATTTTCATGGGCATTAGTATCGAGTGCGCTGAATGCCACGACCACCCCTTCGACAACTGGAAACGAGAACAGTTCCACGAGATGGCAGCCTTCTTCGCTCCTGGAAAGTACTACATGACCGACCAATTCGATCCGTCGGAGAAGACCGTCGTCGAAGCAAAATTTCTTCTGGGAGAGAAGCCCCCCACCTATCTCAAGCCGGATCAACGTCGAGTCGCTGGAGCAGCCTATTTGATCTACAACCCGGACAATTATTGGTTCGCCCGTGCATTTGTGAACCGTGCGTGGAACGAATTGATTGGCGACGGCTTTTACTCGGTCGACAGCTTGGGGCAAGACAAAGAAGTCGTCCATCAACTCGTCGCAAACAAACTGTCCGCCTCGTTTCGATACGCAGGATTTCAACCGAAATGGCTGTACCGAATCATCCTGAACTCCAAAGTCTATCAACGCGAAATCGCCACCATCGACAGCGAAGCAGACCTCTTCACGTCAGTTCGACCTGCGAGATTACGTCCCTACGAAGTCGCTGACACCGTACAGCAACTCATTGGCGAAAATAAGTCTGTCTGGAAGGCCATCAACTCCACTTTTGATCAGAATCCGTCGATTCCTCAACGAGACTTAGAAGGTGCAGTGCAGCAAGCACTGTTGATGATGAACAATGGAACGCTGCACAATAAGCTTGCCAATGGCCCTCTGAAGAAAGAATTGCTTAAAACGAAAAATGACGAGCAAATGATTCGCCAGGCATTTCTGGGCACATTGGCCCGTTCCCCCTCTGATGAAGAACTGACGATGTATCGCAAATTTATCAAGGAGTCCGCAAACCGAAATGAAGCTGCCGTAGACCTGATCTGGATCTTAGTAAACTCCGCAGAGTTCGTAACCAAGCGATAA
- a CDS encoding DinB family protein, with protein sequence MDSTITAFRFTLSYAKDLVHDIDDADMAQMPHPGMNHPAWILGHLALGADFVSLLLGGELETDEQWMKTYGPGSQPIDDRSAYASKAELLSLMDQLYERAEKIASAATEEQLAGPNQTPFLVEQFPTVGDLLIHLLTTHPASHLGQLSAWRRCVGKKSVLGV encoded by the coding sequence ATGGATTCGACAATCACCGCTTTTCGTTTCACGCTTTCGTACGCTAAAGATTTAGTTCACGACATCGATGATGCCGACATGGCACAGATGCCCCATCCGGGAATGAATCATCCCGCCTGGATTCTCGGCCATCTGGCTTTGGGAGCTGATTTCGTCTCTCTCCTTCTGGGCGGTGAACTCGAGACTGACGAACAATGGATGAAGACTTACGGACCAGGCTCGCAGCCGATTGACGATCGCTCTGCTTACGCTTCCAAGGCAGAGTTACTCTCGCTCATGGATCAGTTGTATGAGCGAGCCGAAAAAATCGCGTCGGCTGCAACCGAGGAACAACTCGCAGGACCAAATCAAACACCGTTTCTCGTCGAGCAATTTCCGACAGTTGGCGATCTGCTGATCCACTTGCTGACCACGCATCCCGCTTCTCACTTGGGGCAACTCTCTGCCTGGAGACGCTGCGTCGGCAAGAAATCGGTCCTCGGTGTGTAA
- a CDS encoding DMT family transporter, whose protein sequence is MNSSTTQSSTIQRSPKLLPDLSLFGVALIWGINLPVMKVGLEHINVYAFNAIRLFISAGVLVAIAYRDRPWKVFQLPAKTKWNIFQYAVIASGLYQVLFLLGIAYASSANAALIMSTVPMWTALLALVFLKERLSRLAWGGLFIALAGTLIVTGQNGISGDSDDSLGNLIMLVAALVWATGTVKSRQLLGEVSPLTLSAVSSVSMLPLHFVIAAPYLAGEMTGLTNPQVWVPVIYSGVFSTGVALVMWNYGVREAGAAHAAIYQNLVPVIAMTSAFIVRGESVTSVQIVGGVLIIGGLVVMRKARARNLAVVRSRLECTTPAYVNVAAQIKCPAEKVDSR, encoded by the coding sequence GTGAATTCCTCCACAACTCAATCCTCAACGATACAAAGATCACCGAAGCTGCTTCCTGACTTGTCGCTTTTCGGAGTGGCTTTGATCTGGGGGATCAATCTTCCTGTGATGAAAGTCGGTCTGGAACATATCAATGTTTATGCGTTCAATGCGATTCGGCTGTTCATTTCCGCAGGTGTCCTGGTAGCGATTGCCTACCGAGACCGACCTTGGAAGGTGTTCCAGCTTCCTGCAAAGACGAAGTGGAATATCTTTCAATATGCCGTGATCGCATCGGGGTTGTATCAGGTTTTATTTTTACTGGGAATCGCTTATGCGTCGTCCGCAAATGCAGCATTGATCATGTCGACAGTGCCGATGTGGACCGCATTGTTGGCATTGGTATTTCTCAAAGAGCGACTCTCTCGCCTGGCTTGGGGGGGGCTCTTCATTGCACTCGCCGGAACGCTCATTGTTACAGGCCAAAATGGGATCAGTGGAGATTCAGATGATTCCTTGGGAAACCTGATCATGCTGGTCGCTGCACTGGTGTGGGCTACGGGGACCGTTAAGAGTCGTCAGCTTCTCGGCGAAGTCTCTCCGTTGACACTCTCTGCGGTTTCTTCAGTGTCGATGCTACCACTGCACTTTGTGATTGCCGCTCCGTATCTGGCAGGTGAAATGACGGGTTTGACGAATCCTCAAGTTTGGGTCCCGGTGATTTATTCCGGTGTGTTTTCGACTGGCGTCGCTTTGGTGATGTGGAATTACGGTGTGCGTGAAGCGGGAGCAGCTCACGCTGCGATCTATCAGAACCTCGTTCCGGTGATTGCAATGACGAGCGCCTTCATCGTCCGTGGAGAATCAGTGACGTCGGTTCAAATCGTCGGGGGAGTGCTGATTATCGGTGGTCTGGTCGTGATGAGAAAAGCACGAGCGAGGAATCTTGCTGTTGTTCGGAGTCGTCTTGAATGTACGACTCCGGCGTACGTGAATGTCGCTGCACAGATAAAGTGCCCGGCTGAAAAAGTCGACAGCCGATAA
- a CDS encoding phenylacetate--CoA ligase family protein: MTSPHPESLSRTELIDHQTSRLKSLLSLVEQNNPFWQERFNSCGLKSAEFQSLDDLSKLPLLTKQELVENQNAFSPFGTNLSAPMTGYSRLHQTSGTTGKPMRWLDTPESWNWFMDCWAQIYRICEITPEDIFAFPFSFGPFIGFWAAFEGAQRLGNLSLTMGGMTSEARLNLILEMNATIVCCTPTYAMRLADVAEQLGIPLAESSVRMIIVAGEPGGAIPAVRNRIEASWGARVIDHWGMTDIGSLGVEPANAPGGLLILESECLAEVLDPETNAPVPAGQTGELIITNFGRTSQPVIRYRTGDLVKVATQPCKSGYELMRLEGGILGRVDDMVTIRGNNVFPSSLDAIIREIPDIIEYQVNVITRRSMPHMKIEIEPTSQRLSAPESLDALIEQVEQGIKDRLNFHAEVILVSENALPRFEMKGRRFFRND, encoded by the coding sequence ATGACCTCACCACACCCTGAATCGCTCTCGCGAACAGAACTGATTGACCATCAAACATCTCGACTTAAGTCATTGCTTTCGCTTGTCGAGCAGAACAATCCATTTTGGCAGGAACGTTTCAATTCGTGTGGACTTAAATCGGCGGAGTTTCAATCACTCGATGATCTTTCGAAACTCCCGCTCCTGACGAAACAGGAACTTGTTGAGAACCAGAATGCCTTTTCGCCGTTCGGAACCAACCTTTCGGCCCCCATGACAGGCTATTCTCGATTGCATCAAACTTCCGGAACGACCGGAAAACCGATGCGATGGCTGGACACCCCAGAGAGTTGGAACTGGTTCATGGATTGCTGGGCTCAGATCTATCGAATTTGCGAAATCACTCCTGAGGATATCTTTGCGTTCCCATTTTCCTTCGGTCCTTTCATTGGTTTTTGGGCAGCCTTTGAAGGCGCACAACGACTTGGGAACCTGTCGCTGACAATGGGCGGAATGACAAGCGAAGCTCGACTCAATTTGATCTTGGAGATGAATGCAACAATCGTTTGCTGCACGCCGACCTATGCAATGAGACTCGCCGATGTCGCGGAACAACTTGGGATTCCTCTCGCGGAAAGTTCAGTTCGAATGATCATTGTCGCTGGTGAACCAGGCGGGGCAATTCCAGCGGTCCGAAATCGAATCGAAGCAAGTTGGGGAGCCCGAGTCATTGACCACTGGGGCATGACAGACATCGGCTCGCTAGGTGTCGAACCAGCCAATGCCCCTGGTGGATTACTCATTCTAGAAAGTGAATGCCTCGCTGAAGTGCTTGATCCAGAGACCAACGCTCCCGTCCCAGCTGGGCAAACTGGTGAATTGATCATCACGAATTTTGGCCGAACCAGTCAGCCCGTCATTCGTTATCGAACGGGCGACCTCGTCAAGGTGGCGACTCAACCATGCAAGAGCGGATACGAACTCATGCGGCTTGAGGGGGGGATTCTAGGCCGGGTTGATGACATGGTCACCATTCGAGGAAACAATGTGTTTCCTTCGAGTTTAGACGCGATCATCCGTGAGATTCCTGACATCATCGAATACCAGGTCAATGTGATTACGCGACGTTCAATGCCACACATGAAGATTGAAATTGAACCGACCTCACAACGACTCAGTGCCCCTGAATCGCTGGACGCATTAATCGAGCAAGTCGAGCAGGGAATCAAAGATCGTCTCAATTTCCATGCGGAAGTTATTCTTGTCTCAGAAAACGCACTACCTCGGTTCGAAATGAAAGGCCGTCGCTTCTTTCGAAATGACTGA